Proteins encoded in a region of the Luteimonas viscosa genome:
- the zipA gene encoding cell division protein ZipA, which translates to MTELRIGILVAGLILLLAIWYFGTRPRQGQGRRVPRGEQQGEGDRMEPTLGAQIERELADAPAGEESVQAEMELLDGAVGAASPNSELGKRVSDDFDKIVTLYIAARAGQVLRGPDIVVAAEKAGLTYGHMNVFHRLVESHPERGPIFSVANIRRPGSFEMSEIQALETPAIAFFLTLPAPVSALDAWDAMLPAAQRMAELLDGVVLDEQRNALGRQRIAGLRDELRAWDREHEAPPVTRSPRW; encoded by the coding sequence GCTGCTGGCGATCTGGTACTTCGGCACCCGGCCGCGCCAGGGACAGGGCCGCCGGGTGCCACGCGGAGAACAGCAGGGCGAGGGCGACCGCATGGAGCCGACGCTCGGCGCGCAGATCGAGCGCGAGTTGGCCGATGCGCCGGCGGGCGAGGAATCGGTGCAGGCGGAGATGGAACTGCTCGACGGTGCGGTCGGCGCGGCCTCGCCCAACAGCGAGCTGGGCAAGCGCGTCAGCGACGACTTCGACAAGATCGTCACCCTCTACATCGCCGCCCGCGCCGGGCAGGTGCTGCGCGGCCCCGACATCGTGGTCGCCGCGGAGAAGGCGGGGCTCACCTACGGCCATATGAACGTGTTCCACCGGCTGGTCGAAAGCCACCCGGAGCGCGGACCGATCTTCAGCGTCGCCAACATCCGCCGGCCGGGCAGCTTCGAGATGTCGGAGATCCAGGCGCTGGAAACGCCGGCGATCGCGTTCTTCCTGACCCTGCCGGCGCCCGTCAGCGCGCTCGATGCCTGGGACGCGATGCTGCCGGCCGCGCAGCGCATGGCCGAACTCCTCGACGGCGTGGTGCTGGACGAGCAGCGCAACGCGCTCGGCCGCCAGCGCATCGCCGGCCTGCGCGACGAACTGCGCGCCTGGGATCGCGAGCACGAGGCCCCGCCGGTCACGCGCAGCCCGCGCTGGTAG
- the ligA gene encoding NAD-dependent DNA ligase LigA: protein MPDHAAAARVAKLRARIEDANHRYYVLDDPSIPDAEYDALMRELEALEAEHPELASDDSPTRTVGTRPEGGFPEVRHAIPMLSLANAFETAGVAEDADDRTRYAEVADFERRIEQRLGITAPVFSVEPKLDGLAISLRYEDGVFVQGATRGDGATGENVTANLRQVRAVPLKLRTGKAPPPAVLEVRGEIYMPRKAFEAWNAVALERNEKLLANPRNGAAGSLRQLDPAVTRRRPLAFFAYGVGEVVGLALPETHSQTLQLLRGFGFPVAPEVDTATGLDGLLAYFRRIGEQRDKLPYDIDGVVYKLDDYDQQREMGFVSRAPRWALAHKYPAQEQATVLRAIEVQVGRTGAITPVARLEPVQVAGVTVTNATLHNADQIARLDVREGDTVIVRRAGDVIPEIVRVIEERRPEGAAPWSMPSQCPVCGSELVREEGAAAWRCSGGLACPAQRKEAVRHFASRRAMDIEGLGDRQAEALVEFGFVHSPADLYALTVEDLVRMKVALDAATAGDLAEAVADSRGALVLDPRGQALLADDAHDWKNAAFLRRHLAVDLPGKLATRWAENLVAGIAASKATTLPRFLFALGIPHLGETTAKSLAQWLGSLDFIRTTPAVLLQALPDIGAEVGRSIATFFEQPGNAAVVDALLAAGIAFGDEAPPSAALRERLGLAHLLEALPVDKLGGKSAERLADTYGTLDALLRANASGWTGAGLSAAGAENLAAYLADGEALAALRSADAAMRRLLDAAPARAMRDAGPLDGKSVVLTGTLDSMTRDEAGERLEALGARVAGSVSKKTHLVVAGENAGSKLAKAQELGIETWDEAQLLAFLAKHA from the coding sequence ATGCCCGATCATGCCGCCGCCGCCCGCGTCGCCAAGTTGCGCGCGCGCATCGAAGACGCCAACCACCGCTACTACGTCCTCGACGATCCCTCGATCCCGGATGCCGAGTACGACGCGCTGATGCGCGAGCTGGAGGCGCTGGAAGCCGAGCACCCCGAACTGGCGAGCGACGACTCGCCCACCCGCACCGTCGGTACGCGCCCGGAGGGCGGGTTTCCGGAAGTGCGCCACGCCATCCCCATGCTGTCGCTCGCCAACGCCTTCGAGACCGCTGGCGTGGCGGAGGACGCGGACGATCGCACCCGCTACGCCGAAGTGGCCGACTTCGAGCGCCGGATCGAGCAGCGCCTCGGCATCACCGCGCCGGTGTTCTCGGTCGAGCCCAAGCTCGACGGGCTGGCGATCAGCCTGCGCTACGAGGATGGCGTGTTCGTCCAGGGCGCCACCCGCGGCGACGGCGCCACCGGCGAGAACGTCACCGCCAACCTGCGCCAGGTGCGCGCGGTGCCGCTGAAGCTGCGCACCGGCAAGGCGCCCCCGCCTGCGGTGCTCGAAGTGCGCGGCGAGATCTACATGCCGCGCAAGGCGTTCGAGGCGTGGAATGCCGTCGCCCTGGAACGCAACGAGAAGCTGCTGGCCAATCCGCGCAACGGCGCGGCCGGCTCGCTGCGCCAGCTCGATCCGGCCGTCACGCGCCGCCGGCCGCTGGCCTTTTTCGCCTACGGCGTGGGCGAGGTGGTGGGGCTGGCCTTGCCGGAGACCCACTCGCAGACCCTCCAGCTGTTGCGCGGGTTCGGCTTCCCGGTCGCACCCGAAGTCGACACGGCCACGGGGCTCGATGGCCTGCTCGCCTATTTCCGCCGGATCGGCGAGCAGCGCGACAAGCTGCCCTACGACATCGACGGCGTGGTCTACAAGCTCGACGACTACGACCAGCAGCGCGAGATGGGCTTCGTCTCGCGCGCGCCGCGCTGGGCGCTGGCGCACAAGTATCCGGCGCAGGAGCAGGCCACCGTGCTGCGCGCGATCGAAGTGCAGGTCGGTCGTACCGGCGCGATTACCCCGGTGGCACGCCTGGAACCGGTGCAGGTGGCGGGGGTCACCGTCACCAATGCCACCCTGCACAATGCCGACCAGATCGCGCGCCTGGACGTGCGCGAGGGCGATACGGTGATCGTGCGCCGCGCCGGCGACGTGATTCCCGAGATCGTGCGCGTGATCGAAGAGCGCCGCCCCGAGGGCGCGGCGCCATGGTCGATGCCATCGCAGTGCCCGGTGTGCGGTTCGGAGCTGGTGCGCGAGGAGGGCGCGGCCGCCTGGCGCTGCAGCGGCGGGCTGGCGTGCCCGGCGCAGCGCAAGGAGGCGGTGCGCCATTTCGCCTCGCGCCGGGCGATGGACATCGAGGGGCTGGGCGACCGCCAGGCCGAGGCGCTGGTGGAATTCGGCTTCGTCCATTCCCCGGCGGACCTGTACGCACTCACGGTCGAGGACCTGGTGCGGATGAAGGTCGCGCTGGACGCGGCCACGGCAGGCGATCTGGCCGAGGCCGTGGCCGACAGCCGCGGCGCGCTGGTGCTCGATCCGCGCGGGCAGGCGCTGCTTGCCGACGACGCGCACGACTGGAAGAACGCGGCCTTCCTGCGCAGGCACCTGGCGGTGGACCTCCCGGGCAAGCTGGCCACGCGCTGGGCCGAGAACCTGGTCGCGGGAATCGCCGCCAGCAAGGCGACCACGCTGCCGCGCTTCCTGTTCGCGCTGGGCATCCCGCACCTGGGCGAGACCACCGCGAAATCGCTGGCGCAGTGGCTCGGGTCGCTCGACTTCATCCGCACGACGCCCGCGGTGCTGTTGCAGGCGCTGCCCGACATCGGCGCCGAGGTCGGGCGTTCGATCGCCACCTTCTTCGAACAACCCGGCAACGCGGCCGTGGTCGATGCGCTGCTCGCGGCCGGCATTGCCTTCGGCGACGAGGCGCCGCCCTCGGCCGCGCTGCGCGAACGGCTCGGGCTGGCGCACCTGCTCGAGGCCCTGCCGGTCGACAAGCTCGGCGGCAAGAGCGCCGAGCGCCTGGCCGACACCTACGGTACGCTCGACGCGCTGCTGCGCGCCAATGCCAGCGGCTGGACCGGCGCGGGACTGTCGGCCGCCGGCGCGGAGAACCTGGCCGCCTACTTGGCCGATGGCGAGGCGCTGGCGGCCCTGCGCTCCGCCGACGCGGCGATGCGCCGCCTGCTCGATGCCGCGCCGGCGCGGGCCATGCGCGATGCCGGGCCGCTCGACGGCAAGTCGGTGGTCCTCACCGGCACGCTGGACTCGATGACCCGGGACGAGGCGGGCGAACGGCTCGAGGCGCTGGGTGCCCGGGTCGCCGGCAGCGTGTCGAAGAAGACGCATCTCGTCGTTGCCGGCGAGAACGCCGGCTCCAAGCTGGCCAAGGCGCAGGAACTCGGCATCGAGACCTGGGACGAGGCGCAGTTGCTGGCGTTCCTGGCGAAGCACGCGTGA
- the epmA gene encoding EF-P lysine aminoacylase EpmA, producing MSWQPSATIDALRLRARLNRLVRDFFRARDVLEVETPVLSRAGNTDPNIAPFALEFSGRTDGAPRTRWLRTSAEFPLKRLLAAGIGDCYELGRVFRDGEAGGRHNPEFTMLEWYRLGHDHLRVADETVELVQAALALVGREASVARTSFRALYRDLLGVDPMTAGIDELRAVSGGIDIDPAGLTRDDWLDLLMTHRIQPRFPPNQLLVLHDYPASQCALAKVVWRGDVEVAERFELYLGPLELANGYHELTDAAEQRQRFERDLAVRSGRGAVLPPLDDALLDAMAQELPACAGVALGVDRLLMTMLGTTRIADVLAFDFNRA from the coding sequence ATGAGCTGGCAACCCTCCGCCACTATCGACGCGTTGCGACTGCGCGCGCGCCTGAACCGTCTGGTGCGCGATTTCTTCCGCGCGCGCGATGTGCTCGAAGTCGAAACCCCGGTGTTGTCTCGCGCCGGCAACACCGACCCGAACATCGCCCCGTTCGCGCTGGAATTCTCCGGCCGCACCGACGGCGCGCCGCGCACGCGCTGGCTGCGCACCTCGGCCGAGTTCCCGCTCAAGCGCCTGCTCGCCGCCGGCATCGGCGACTGCTACGAACTCGGGCGCGTGTTCCGCGACGGCGAGGCGGGCGGCCGCCACAATCCCGAGTTCACGATGCTGGAGTGGTATCGCCTCGGCCACGACCACCTGCGCGTGGCCGACGAGACCGTCGAGCTGGTGCAGGCCGCGCTCGCGCTGGTGGGGCGCGAAGCGTCGGTCGCGCGCACCAGCTTCCGCGCGTTGTACCGCGACCTGCTGGGCGTCGATCCGATGACCGCCGGCATCGACGAGCTGCGAGCCGTGTCGGGCGGCATCGACATCGATCCGGCCGGCCTGACCCGCGACGACTGGCTCGACCTGCTGATGACCCACCGCATCCAGCCGCGCTTCCCGCCCAACCAGTTGCTGGTGCTGCACGACTATCCCGCGTCGCAGTGCGCGCTGGCGAAGGTGGTGTGGCGCGGCGATGTCGAGGTGGCCGAGCGCTTCGAGCTGTACCTCGGCCCGCTGGAGCTCGCCAACGGCTATCACGAGCTGACCGACGCCGCCGAACAGCGCCAGCGCTTCGAACGCGACCTGGCGGTGCGTTCCGGACGCGGCGCGGTGCTGCCACCGCTCGACGATGCGCTGCTCGACGCGATGGCCCAGGAATTGCCGGCGTGTGCCGGCGTCGCGCTCGGCGTCGACCGGCTGCTGATGACGATGCTCGGCACCACGCGGATTGCCGACGTGCTGGCGTTCGACTTCAATCGTGCCTGA
- a CDS encoding DUF3011 domain-containing protein: MGGIRIGLGAAALALLTGCVGYGYPSGGYEGGYPGAGGYPGDGYPGGGYGHGSGSTVRCESDEGRTRHCRVDTRGGVSITRQLSRTACVQGRNWGWDNSGVWVTQGCRAEFVTGRGGGYAPGHPSGPGAGYGQVVRCESDRGRHRRCDVQVGRGVDLVRQLSETRCVRGQNWGWDRGGIWVDAGCRAEFRVR; this comes from the coding sequence ATGGGCGGGATCAGGATCGGACTGGGCGCAGCGGCCCTGGCTTTGCTCACAGGCTGCGTCGGCTATGGCTATCCCTCCGGTGGCTACGAGGGCGGCTATCCAGGTGCGGGAGGCTATCCGGGCGACGGCTACCCGGGGGGCGGGTACGGTCATGGATCGGGTTCCACCGTGCGCTGCGAGTCGGACGAAGGCCGGACCCGGCATTGCCGCGTCGATACCCGCGGCGGGGTGTCCATCACCCGCCAGCTCTCGCGCACCGCATGCGTGCAGGGTCGCAACTGGGGTTGGGACAACAGCGGCGTCTGGGTAACGCAGGGGTGTCGCGCCGAGTTCGTGACCGGCCGTGGCGGCGGATACGCGCCCGGCCATCCGTCGGGTCCCGGCGCCGGCTACGGGCAGGTCGTGCGCTGCGAATCCGACCGGGGGCGGCATCGCCGCTGCGACGTGCAGGTCGGCCGCGGCGTCGATCTCGTCCGCCAGCTCTCCGAGACGCGCTGCGTGCGCGGCCAGAACTGGGGCTGGGATCGTGGCGGGATCTGGGTCGATGCCGGTTGCCGCGCCGAGTTCCGCGTACGCTGA
- the mtnA gene encoding S-methyl-5-thioribose-1-phosphate isomerase has protein sequence MTDAIDYARYDRIRPIRWTGEALELLDQRKLPFVVEYLSCASSDAVADAIHALAVRGAPAIGISAAWGAVLAARAIEVTDAADAAARLEPALQRLNAARPTAVNLAWALARMRAALLRAQAGEGMDWRAALEAEALAIETEDLAANRNMGMLGASLIAPGSGVLTHCNTGSLATAGFGTALGVIRAGVAQGHIERVYAGETRPWQQGARLTAWELMQDGIPATLIADSAAAHLMKTGVVQWVVVGADRICANGDTANKIGTYQLAISARHHGAKFMVVAPSSTVDMETASGELIEIEERDPAELFAIAGTRTVAEGVAAWNPVFDVTPHGLIDAIVTEKGIVEHPDAASMRAMFPD, from the coding sequence ATGACCGACGCCATCGACTACGCGCGCTACGACCGCATCCGCCCGATCCGCTGGACCGGCGAGGCGCTGGAACTCCTCGACCAGCGCAAGCTGCCGTTCGTCGTCGAGTATCTGTCCTGCGCCAGCAGCGACGCGGTCGCCGACGCGATCCACGCGCTGGCCGTGCGCGGCGCACCTGCGATCGGCATTTCCGCCGCCTGGGGCGCGGTGCTGGCGGCCCGCGCAATCGAGGTGACGGACGCGGCGGATGCCGCGGCACGGCTCGAACCGGCGTTGCAGCGCCTCAACGCCGCGCGCCCCACCGCGGTCAACCTCGCCTGGGCGCTGGCGCGGATGCGCGCGGCCCTGCTGCGCGCGCAGGCCGGCGAGGGCATGGACTGGCGGGCCGCGCTCGAGGCCGAGGCGCTGGCGATCGAAACCGAAGACCTGGCCGCGAACCGCAACATGGGCATGCTCGGCGCCTCGCTGATCGCGCCCGGCAGCGGCGTGCTGACCCATTGCAACACCGGATCGCTGGCGACCGCCGGCTTCGGCACCGCGCTGGGCGTGATCCGCGCCGGCGTCGCGCAGGGCCACATCGAGCGTGTGTACGCGGGCGAGACGCGACCCTGGCAGCAGGGCGCACGCCTGACCGCATGGGAACTGATGCAGGACGGCATCCCGGCGACGCTGATCGCCGATTCCGCCGCCGCACACCTGATGAAGACCGGCGTGGTGCAGTGGGTGGTGGTCGGTGCCGACCGCATCTGCGCCAACGGCGACACCGCCAACAAGATCGGCACCTACCAGCTCGCGATCTCGGCCCGCCACCACGGCGCGAAGTTCATGGTCGTCGCGCCTTCGTCGACGGTGGACATGGAGACCGCGTCGGGCGAACTGATCGAGATCGAGGAACGCGACCCGGCCGAGCTGTTCGCGATCGCCGGCACCCGAACCGTGGCGGAAGGCGTGGCTGCGTGGAATCCGGTGTTCGACGTGACGCCGCACGGCCTGATCGATGCCATCGTCACCGAGAAGGGCATCGTGGAGCATCCAGATGCCGCGTCGATGCGGGCAATGTTCCCGGATTGA
- a CDS encoding ABC transporter permease, with product MNAHVLDQRSVAGMPSPRQLLGAYLEEIRCEALRLLRNPGLAFPVLVMPVALYALIALVVAGDATADDPLVGVFMFSAFSVMAISMPALFGIGTSLAMEREMGMLRLRRAQPAPGGSWLVAKIACGIAFGLLAYLPILATALAADRLPLDAMRIVAMSAALIASAVPFCAMGLMIGTLFRGSSAPGYANLVYLPGCYLSGMFFPLPASMHWQTPVWPQFHVNQLAMHAAGVGKFQFESLPMAAAGAVGFTVLFSAVAIWRLARKG from the coding sequence ATGAACGCCCATGTCCTCGACCAGCGCAGCGTCGCCGGGATGCCGTCGCCGCGTCAGCTGCTTGGTGCCTATCTCGAGGAGATCCGCTGCGAGGCGTTGCGGCTGCTGCGCAATCCGGGCCTTGCCTTCCCGGTGCTGGTGATGCCCGTCGCGCTGTACGCGCTCATCGCCCTGGTGGTGGCCGGCGACGCCACGGCCGACGATCCCCTGGTGGGTGTCTTCATGTTCTCCGCGTTCTCGGTCATGGCCATCAGCATGCCCGCCCTGTTCGGCATCGGTACATCGCTGGCCATGGAGCGCGAGATGGGGATGCTGCGACTCAGGCGCGCGCAACCGGCGCCCGGCGGATCCTGGCTGGTCGCGAAGATCGCCTGCGGGATCGCCTTCGGCCTGCTGGCCTACCTGCCGATCCTCGCCACGGCACTGGCCGCGGACCGCCTGCCGCTGGACGCGATGCGCATCGTCGCCATGAGCGCCGCGCTCATCGCCTCCGCCGTCCCGTTCTGCGCGATGGGGCTGATGATCGGCACCCTGTTCCGTGGCAGCTCGGCGCCCGGTTACGCGAACCTGGTCTACCTGCCCGGCTGCTACCTCTCGGGAATGTTCTTCCCGTTGCCGGCATCCATGCACTGGCAGACACCGGTGTGGCCGCAGTTCCACGTCAACCAGCTGGCCATGCACGCTGCCGGGGTCGGGAAGTTCCAGTTCGAGTCCCTGCCCATGGCGGCAGCGGGCGCGGTGGGGTTCACGGTGCTGTTCAGCGCGGTGGCGATCTGGCGGCTGGCGCGCAAAGGCTGA
- a CDS encoding acyltransferase family protein, which produces MQPVDPQRLHALDAVRGFALLLGVAFHAALSFMPGWPPGLWAMADSSPSALLGDAAFVSHVFRMTLFFFIAGFFARLLQHRLGNAAFCRNRLLRIAVPLVAGWVLLYPLVSMVWIAGITKAFGGNLPPMPEAPKVFGAFPLMHLWFLYQLLQFYAIALLLGAVAARVDPQGRLRGAMDRLLSAALRVPVVVLLLLAVPVASVLMALPTWYYWSGIPTPDQSLVPQLAPLLAYGVAFAFGWLVQRSHTALVSLARHWLPNLLVGAIAATWMLLSLRVSPMAPPGPANPLDLVDGTTLTKSGFALMHGLAAWGLTLGIAGAALRFLAGHSPLRRYIADASYWVYLAHLPLVAALQVWVGQWPLHWSFKYPFVLLLSLALLFASYHWLVRPTLIGQLLNGRRIGRTDPTPTPPSSPSPAPPPGTGRGGSEPVAALRGITKTFGGITALDNVYLEVGSGELLALLGPNGAGKSTAIALWLGLVEADGGEVALLGGVPQEAVRRQGLGAMMQDVELPKELTPRELVGLASSYYVDPLPLDETLRRAGIATFADRHYGKLSGGQKRLTQFAVAICGQPRVLFLDEPSVGLDVQAREALWSSIRHLLEAGSSIVLTTHYLEEAEALADRVAVIAKGHLVASGSVDDMRALVARRRISCESRLGVAEVGAWPGVQDARRERDRLHLTASDAESVVRRLLAEDPSLSRLEVREAGLNEAFNALTREAA; this is translated from the coding sequence ATGCAACCTGTCGATCCGCAGCGCCTGCACGCGCTGGACGCCGTCCGCGGCTTCGCACTCCTGCTCGGCGTGGCCTTCCATGCCGCGCTGTCCTTCATGCCCGGATGGCCGCCCGGGCTCTGGGCCATGGCCGACAGTTCGCCCAGCGCGCTGCTGGGCGACGCGGCCTTCGTTTCCCATGTGTTCCGGATGACGCTGTTCTTCTTCATCGCCGGCTTCTTCGCGCGCCTGCTGCAGCACAGGCTGGGCAACGCCGCCTTCTGCAGGAACCGGCTGCTACGCATCGCCGTGCCTCTGGTGGCCGGCTGGGTGCTGCTCTATCCGCTGGTCTCGATGGTCTGGATCGCGGGCATCACCAAGGCCTTCGGCGGAAACCTGCCACCGATGCCGGAGGCGCCGAAGGTGTTCGGTGCGTTCCCGCTGATGCACCTTTGGTTCCTGTACCAGCTCCTGCAGTTCTACGCGATCGCGCTGTTGCTCGGGGCCGTGGCCGCAAGGGTCGATCCTCAGGGTAGGCTGCGCGGCGCGATGGACCGCCTGTTGTCTGCTGCACTGCGGGTGCCCGTCGTGGTGCTCCTCCTGCTTGCGGTGCCGGTCGCATCCGTGCTGATGGCGCTGCCGACCTGGTACTACTGGTCGGGTATTCCCACGCCCGACCAGAGCCTGGTTCCGCAGCTGGCGCCGCTGCTGGCTTATGGCGTCGCTTTCGCGTTCGGCTGGCTGGTGCAGCGCTCGCATACCGCGCTGGTCTCGCTGGCCAGGCACTGGCTGCCGAACCTGCTGGTCGGCGCCATCGCCGCCACCTGGATGCTGCTGAGCCTGCGTGTCTCGCCGATGGCGCCGCCGGGCCCGGCCAATCCGCTGGACCTGGTCGACGGCACCACGCTCACGAAGTCCGGCTTCGCGCTGATGCATGGCCTGGCGGCCTGGGGCCTGACGCTGGGCATCGCCGGCGCCGCGCTGCGCTTCCTCGCCGGGCACAGCCCGCTGCGCCGCTACATCGCCGACGCCTCGTACTGGGTGTACCTGGCGCACTTGCCGCTGGTCGCCGCGCTGCAGGTGTGGGTGGGGCAATGGCCACTGCACTGGAGCTTCAAGTATCCCTTCGTGCTCTTGCTGAGCCTGGCGCTGCTGTTCGCCAGCTACCACTGGCTGGTGCGGCCCACGCTGATCGGCCAGCTGCTCAACGGCCGCAGGATCGGACGCACGGATCCCACGCCCACGCCACCGTCTTCGCCCTCGCCCGCCCCGCCGCCGGGCACCGGCCGCGGCGGCAGCGAGCCGGTCGCCGCGCTGCGCGGCATCACCAAGACCTTCGGCGGCATCACGGCGCTCGACAACGTCTATCTCGAGGTCGGCAGCGGTGAACTGCTGGCCCTGCTCGGCCCCAACGGCGCCGGCAAGTCCACCGCGATCGCGCTGTGGCTGGGCCTGGTGGAAGCCGACGGCGGCGAGGTCGCCCTGCTCGGCGGCGTGCCTCAGGAAGCCGTACGACGACAGGGTCTCGGCGCCATGATGCAGGACGTCGAACTTCCGAAGGAACTGACTCCACGCGAACTGGTCGGTCTTGCCTCCAGCTATTACGTCGACCCACTGCCATTGGACGAAACGCTGCGACGTGCCGGCATCGCCACGTTCGCGGACCGGCACTACGGCAAGCTGTCGGGCGGACAGAAACGGCTGACGCAATTCGCGGTGGCCATCTGCGGACAGCCGCGCGTGCTGTTCCTCGACGAGCCCTCGGTCGGGCTGGACGTCCAGGCGCGGGAAGCGCTGTGGTCGAGCATCCGCCACCTGCTCGAGGCCGGCAGTTCCATCGTGCTCACCACGCACTACCTGGAGGAAGCCGAGGCGCTGGCCGACCGGGTCGCCGTGATCGCGAAAGGCCACCTGGTCGCCTCCGGCAGCGTGGACGACATGCGCGCGCTGGTGGCGCGTCGCCGGATCAGCTGCGAGTCGCGGCTCGGCGTCGCCGAAGTCGGCGCCTGGCCCGGCGTGCAGGACGCAAGGCGCGAGCGCGATCGCCTGCACCTGACGGCCAGCGATGCCGAGTCGGTCGTGCGGCGCCTGCTCGCAGAGGATCCGTCGCTGTCGCGGCTGGAAGTGCGCGAGGCGGGACTCAACGAAGCATTCAACGCACTCACGCGGGAGGCCGCATGA
- a CDS encoding ABC transporter permease gives MNAITRKLIAKELYVHRSMMLVASAAAVFAALVSAFGRTAFNVGAIAWITAVIAGGVMLAIYGILNERKEHSLEFVLSLPISIRQYVFAKTFGLLLCFLVPWLAASASAVALVLASPGVPDGLLPYVIALCGYLLANFTVVLCGALHARSEGLMTAVIILTNMSVSVFMFVVGALPGIRNHLESPTPVWNGTVFNVLLVEAVVIVVAVTLPLLTSARRRDFL, from the coding sequence ATGAACGCCATCACCCGCAAGCTCATCGCCAAGGAGCTGTACGTCCATCGCTCGATGATGCTGGTGGCGTCCGCTGCCGCCGTGTTCGCCGCCCTCGTCAGCGCGTTCGGCCGCACGGCCTTCAATGTCGGTGCGATCGCCTGGATCACCGCGGTCATCGCCGGCGGCGTCATGCTGGCCATCTACGGCATCCTCAACGAACGCAAGGAGCATTCGCTGGAGTTCGTGCTGAGCCTGCCGATCTCGATCCGCCAGTACGTCTTCGCCAAGACCTTCGGTCTGCTGCTGTGCTTCCTGGTGCCCTGGCTTGCGGCATCGGCATCCGCCGTCGCGCTGGTGCTGGCGTCGCCGGGCGTGCCCGACGGCCTCCTGCCCTACGTGATCGCGCTGTGCGGCTACCTGCTCGCCAATTTCACGGTGGTGCTGTGCGGCGCGCTGCACGCGCGCTCGGAAGGCCTCATGACCGCGGTGATCATCCTGACCAACATGTCGGTGAGCGTCTTCATGTTCGTCGTCGGCGCCCTGCCCGGGATCCGGAATCATCTGGAAAGCCCGACGCCGGTGTGGAACGGCACGGTCTTCAACGTCCTGCTGGTCGAAGCCGTCGTGATCGTCGTCGCCGTCACCCTGCCGCTGCTCACGTCCGCGCGCCGTCGCGACTTCCTCTGA
- a CDS encoding ABC transporter ATP-binding protein translates to MTAEHIRMRGVTKAFRFFTLQDISFDLEPGQVMGLVGPNGAGKSTTIRMAMGLMAPDAGEIRVLGCAMPDAQAVAKRDIGYVSAAMRLMPNATLGRHMSLVSSIYPGWDPAYAATLLGRFNLRPEQTTQTLSHGEHTKAALLLALARRPRLLVLDEPTSGLDPVARHELLTEFMDVLRDENRSILFSSHNTLDVERISDRIAFLDRGRLLGSSDKEEFLERWRRIQVQLPPEAELPELTDIVSHVSDGRFHTLTTNRFDERQLAQLGTAVHDVQRMSLEEIFIANVMHHREAREQ, encoded by the coding sequence ATGACCGCCGAACACATCCGGATGCGTGGCGTCACCAAGGCATTCCGCTTCTTCACCCTCCAGGATATTTCTTTCGATCTCGAACCCGGGCAGGTCATGGGCCTGGTCGGCCCCAACGGTGCCGGCAAGAGCACCACGATCCGCATGGCGATGGGGCTGATGGCACCGGATGCGGGCGAGATCCGGGTGCTGGGCTGCGCCATGCCCGATGCGCAGGCGGTGGCCAAGCGCGACATCGGCTACGTCTCCGCTGCCATGCGCCTGATGCCCAATGCAACGCTGGGCCGGCACATGAGTCTGGTGTCGTCGATCTACCCCGGCTGGGATCCGGCCTACGCCGCCACCCTCCTCGGGCGCTTCAACCTGCGTCCGGAGCAGACGACGCAGACGCTCTCGCATGGCGAGCACACCAAGGCCGCCCTGCTGCTGGCACTAGCGAGGCGACCCCGCCTGCTCGTCCTCGACGAACCCACCAGCGGCCTCGACCCGGTGGCACGCCATGAACTGCTGACCGAGTTCATGGATGTCCTGCGCGACGAGAACCGCTCGATCCTGTTCTCCTCGCACAACACCCTGGACGTAGAACGCATCTCCGACCGCATCGCCTTCCTCGACCGCGGCCGGCTGCTGGGCAGCAGCGACAAGGAGGAATTCCTGGAACGCTGGCGCCGCATCCAGGTCCAGCTTCCGCCCGAAGCCGAACTGCCGGAACTGACGGACATCGTCAGCCATGTCAGCGACGGCCGGTTCCACACGCTGACCACCAACCGGTTCGACGAACGGCAGCTGGCGCAGCTGGGCACGGCTGTGCACGACGTGCAGCGCATGAGCCTGGAGGAAATCTTCATCGCCAACGTCATGCACCACCGGGAAGCCCGCGAGCAATGA
- a CDS encoding GntR family transcriptional regulator — protein MNSSIHISQTDARPMYLQIVEQVRARIASGNWPAGTELPSIRALAADINVSVITVKRAYLDLEAEGVIVTRHGKGSFVAESGKGSPASELLGRKLDEHLRAAAEISRQLGLPSEELLARLRAAQRPRGTK, from the coding sequence ATGAACAGCAGCATCCACATCTCGCAGACCGACGCCCGGCCGATGTACCTCCAGATCGTGGAGCAGGTCCGTGCGCGTATCGCGTCCGGCAACTGGCCGGCGGGCACGGAACTGCCGTCGATCCGGGCATTGGCCGCCGACATCAACGTCAGCGTGATCACCGTCAAGCGGGCGTACCTGGATCTGGAAGCCGAAGGCGTGATCGTCACCCGCCACGGCAAGGGGTCGTTCGTGGCGGAGAGCGGCAAGGGCAGCCCGGCGAGCGAACTGCTGGGCCGGAAACTCGACGAACACCTGCGGGCCGCTGCCGAGATCTCGCGCCAGCTCGGCCTGCCATCCGAAGAACTGCTCGCGCGCCTGCGCGCCGCCCAGCGCCCCCGGGGAACGAAATGA